The region GGACGGACGGGTGCTGCTCGTGCGTACCACGAAGTGGCGCGGGCTGTGGGGCGTGCCGGGCGGAAAGGTCGAGTGGGGCGAGACGCTGCTGGACGCCGTGCAGCGCGAATTTCAGGAGGAGGTCGGCCTGCGGCTGGAGGACGTGCAGTACGCGCAGACGCAGGAGTCGGTCCTCAGCGAGGAGTTCCACAAACCCGCGCACATGCTGCTGGTGGATTTCCTGGCGACGACCGCGGATCACGACGTCACCCCGAACGAGGAGATCGAGGAGTGGGCCTGGGTGCACCTGCACGAGGCGCTGGCGTACCCGCTGAACGCGGTGACGCGCTCGCTGGTGACCCTGGCGCTGCGGCAGGGCGAGGCGTGACCGGCCGCCAGAGCGGGGGGGCGCCGCACCCGGCGGGTCGGGGCACGGCGCTGGTGACCGGCGCGGCGCGCGGCATCGGGCGCGGGCTCGCGGTCGCGCTGGCCGCCGAGGGCTTCGACGTGGCGGTCCACTACCGCTCCAGCGAGGCCGACGCCCATGAAACCGCCCGGCAGTGTGGGGCGCTGGGTGTGCGGGCGGTGCCCCTCAGGGCCGACCTGGGCAGCCCGGCGGGGGCGCGGGCGCTGGTGCGTGCGGCGCACGCGGCGTTCCCGGAGTCCGGGCTGGCGGTGCTGGTGAACAACGTGGGGAACTACGTGAACCGCCCGCTGCTGGACGTGACGGACGAGCAGTGGGCGGACATGCTGGGCAGCAACCTGACGGCCACGTTCGCCACCTGTCAGGAGGCGGCGCCGCTGATGCGCGCGCGCGGCTGGGGCCGGATCGTGAACCTGGGGTTCGCGGGCGCGTCGGCGGACGTGGCGCGGCCCGGGATCGTCCCGTACGTGATCGCGAAGGCGGGCGTGGCGCAGCTGTCGCGGTCACTGGCGGTGACGCTGGCGGGCAGCGGCGTGAGCGTGAACGTGGTCAGTCCCGGCGTGATCGAGACGAGTGTCAGCCAGCCCGTGCGGGAGATCCCGGCGGGGCGGGTGGGGACGGTGGCGGAACTGGTCGGGGCGGCGCTGTACTTCGTGCGGGCCAGCGATTACGTGACCGGGCAGAACCTGGAGGTCGCGGGCGGCTGGCACCTGTAGAGACTGGCACCTGTAACCCGGTACCGGCGCCGACTGGATGGGCACCCGTCAAGTCCCAGCGGAAGCGACCCGTGGCGCTGTCCCGTTCCGCAGAGGAGGGCGCCGGGGACAGGGTGGTCGTGGGCGGCAGGGGTCCGGCGTGCCCTCACAGCGGCATGGCCGGTCTGGACCGCGGCCCTGCGCTGTGGCGTCCCGGAGGTCGGCTGCCTGGGTGTGTTTCATGCGCAGCCGATTTCATGTGGTGCTGGTCTCATGCGGGGCAGGCCTTCTGTCCCTTGCGGGGCAGGCCGGAGACTGA is a window of Deinococcus grandis DNA encoding:
- a CDS encoding NUDIX domain-containing protein, with the translated sequence MERPLVCVGALVWGKDGRVLLVRTTKWRGLWGVPGGKVEWGETLLDAVQREFQEEVGLRLEDVQYAQTQESVLSEEFHKPAHMLLVDFLATTADHDVTPNEEIEEWAWVHLHEALAYPLNAVTRSLVTLALRQGEA
- the tmpR gene encoding bifunctional dihydropteridine reductase/dihydrofolate reductase TmpR; translation: MTGRQSGGAPHPAGRGTALVTGAARGIGRGLAVALAAEGFDVAVHYRSSEADAHETARQCGALGVRAVPLRADLGSPAGARALVRAAHAAFPESGLAVLVNNVGNYVNRPLLDVTDEQWADMLGSNLTATFATCQEAAPLMRARGWGRIVNLGFAGASADVARPGIVPYVIAKAGVAQLSRSLAVTLAGSGVSVNVVSPGVIETSVSQPVREIPAGRVGTVAELVGAALYFVRASDYVTGQNLEVAGGWHL